In Gymnogyps californianus isolate 813 chromosome 1, ASM1813914v2, whole genome shotgun sequence, the following are encoded in one genomic region:
- the P2RY6 gene encoding LOW QUALITY PROTEIN: P2Y purinoceptor 6 (The sequence of the model RefSeq protein was modified relative to this genomic sequence to represent the inferred CDS: deleted 1 base in 1 codon; substituted 1 base at 1 genomic stop codon) has protein sequence MQSHAMCPPSHPGFCSPSPRGAAVGWKGEVLLNGVSAAPRGADVPGCWAERRVPAPPGTPWHPSRLCXGATPAERTSTGGTTAMANLTALVGTGRNSCTFHEEFKQVLLPLVYSVVFMVGLPLNAVVIGQIWVARKALSRTMIYMLNLATADLLYVCSLPLLIYNYTQKDYWPFGDFTCKFVRFQFYTNLHGSILFLTCISIQRYLGICHPLASWHKKKGKKLTWLVCAAVWFIVIAQCLPTFVFASTGTQRNRTVCYDLSPPDGSAAYFPYGITLTVTGFLLPFVAILACYCSMARILCQKDELIGLAVHKRKDKAVRMIIIVVIVFSISFFPFHLTKTIYLIVRSSPSLPCPTLQAFAIAYKCTRPFASMNSVLDPILFYFTQRKFRESTRYLLDKMSSKWRHDHCITYGS, from the exons ATGCAGAGCCATGCCAT gtgcccacccagccacccagGTTTCTGTTCCCCATCACCCCGGGGTGCTGCTGTTGGGTGGAAAGGGGAAGTGTTGCTCAACGGGGTAAGCGCAGCACCCCGGGGC GCAGATGTGCCTGGGTGCTGGGCAGAGCGGCGGGTCCCAGCCCCCCCTGGCACCCCGTGGCACCCCAGCAG GCTCTGCTGAGGGGCCACACCAGCAGAGAGGACGTCGACGGGGGGGACCACTGCTATGGCCAACTTGACGGCCCTCGTGGGCACCGGGAGGAACTCGTGCACCTTCCATGAGGAGTTCAAGCAGGTCCTGCTGCCCCTGGTCTACTCGGTGGTGTTCATGGTGGGGTTGCCCTTGAACGCTGTGGTCATCGGGCAGATCTGGGTGGCCCGTAAGGCACTCAGCCGCACCATGATCTACATGCTGAACCTGGCCACGGCTGACCTGCTCTACGTCTGCTCCCTCCCGCTCCTCATCTACAACTACACCCAGAAGGATTATTGGCCTTTTGGGGACTTCACCTGCAAATTCGTCCGCTTCCAGTTCTACACCAACCTACACGGCAGCATCCTCTTCCTCACCTGCATCAGCATCCAGCGGTACCTGGGCATCTGCCACCCCTTGGCCTCATGGCAcaagaagaaggggaagaagctGACGTGGCTTGTGTGCGCCGCGGTGTGGTTTATCGTCATCGCCCAGTGCCTGCCCACCTTCGTCTTCGCTTCCACTGGCACCCAGAGAAACCGTACCGTCTGCTACGACCTGAGCCCACCGGATGGCTCCGCTGCCTACTTCCCCTACGGCATCACCCTCACTGTCACCGGCTTCCTGCTGCCCTTCGTGGCGATCCTCGCCTGCTACTGCAGCATGGCCCGGATCCTGTGCCAGAAGGATGAGCTGATCGGCTTGGCGGTGCACAAGAGGAAGGACAAAGCCGTGCGTATGATCATCATCGTGGTCATCGTCTTCTCCATCAgtttcttccccttccacctCACCAAGACCATCTACCTGATCGTCCGTTCCTcgcccagcctgccctgcccaaCTCTACAGGCGTTTGCCATCGCCTACAAGTGCACGCGTCCCTTCGCCAGCATGAACAGCGTCCTCGACCCCATCCTCTTCTACTTTACCCAACGCAAGTTTCGTGAGAGCACCCGTTACCTCCTCGACAAGATGAGCTCCAAGTGGCGGCATGACCATTGCATTACCTATGGCTCCTAG